A region of the Apium graveolens cultivar Ventura chromosome 6, ASM990537v1, whole genome shotgun sequence genome:
AGCTCAATAGAAACGAAAATGGAAGATTGCAGGAAAAAGTAAACACGAGGTGGTTGAGGCCGTTTGGGTTTGACCCCCTTAAAAACTCCTTTTTAAGTTTAAGTTCAAGTTTAAAAAATAACGTAAAATTGAAAAATGATATTGAAGCAAATTAATACAAATACATTTTTTAGTAACTTgtttttttacttaaataatAACTGATATTACAGTTGaacttaattaataaatttttatttagaaatGTTTAATACCTCATAATTTATACTACGAAAGCATAAAAATCACCcatacaatttttttttaatttataacttaaaaatattattttaagtcAAAGTTCATTTCCTTAAAACCCTGCTCCCGAGTTATGAAGGAAGTACTAAGGAGATGTATTATGTTCATTCTATTTTTTGAGTTAAAGTTTTGAAATGAAActattttaaatttgtaattcaTTCTCGCTTGTTTTCCTCCCTTTTAAAAGTTCGGGAATACGATTAtgaacataaataaaataatttaactTAACTTAGAACTTACTTTTCACTCTTTTTAAAAGAGTAGTTAACTATTTCTAACGAAGGACACAAAGCGTGAATTTGACTTTTAATAGTAGGGTAATATTCTCTCCGTCCCGTCTCATAGGGGTGTTCGCGGTACGGTGTGGTGCGGTTTGGACCAAAACCGTAAACCAAACCGCGGGTGCGTTTGTCCAAATTCTCAAACCGCAACCGCACAACATACATCTTAAACTGCGCAAACCACACCATGAAAATGCGGTGTGGTGCAGTGCAGTTTAAGCGGTTTAAACTATttaagaaaataataaattttagtGTGGCCGGTGTACAATTTTCAATATCAATAAATAGAGTAATAAATAAGTTCAAGTTGATAGTATTACTTTAAAAATACAATTTTAGTAAATCTGAATCATGAATTACAATTTCTATTTTTTTGCCGGACAAAATTTCACCTTATTTTAGTTATCGACAAAAGAACAATAAACGGTAACATCCAACCATCCACCGTAAGCTGCAACGTTGCTACATAAATgcttattatatatatttatttagaTTATAAAAGAacaataatattatatatatttatttattataaaggtacaataatattatgaatatatatatattttataataatatacAGTGCGGTTTGAACCACGAGAGCAAAAACCAAATCGCAAACTGCACCGTACCGCGAGTTTTGACAAAAATATAGAACACGACCGCATCACGAAAAGTTTAAACCACACGGAGCGGTGCGGGGCGGGCGGTTTATGGTGTTTGTGCGGTTTGATGTTTGATGTTATCACGTTTGATTAGCACGCTTGAATTTAAAACCTTAATATTACTCATAAATATGAGTGGTTGATGTTAAAgtaaatatattatataaatatatagttatgttaatctttaataaatattataaatcgattaatattttttttgaaacgTCCAGCAAAAGGAAGGGAGGTCATATAAATGGACGTTCGGAGAGAGTATGTAGTGTACTACCTTAAAAAAAGAGAGGCAAGTATGGCTTGGTACACCAGAAAGTGTGATACTCTGATTTGGTGATTTGATTATGTTGttgttgggctgttccaaaccctgaCAAACGCAACACCATTTGTATGTTTCTAAACTCTCCTCTTACTAAACTCCAACTCCAACACAACACTTCCTTTGACTTTGTCATTTCTGTTCCAATCATTCATCCTTTAGGAGGGATACATAAGCAAACACAATATCAGGGATTTCCCGGGTTGTCAGACAGAGAATTTGTCTGCTTGGGGATGCGTGTAATTATCTACATTAATATTACTATGATGACTACTACTTCATGATCAACGTACATCTAGATCCTCCATTTTCATTCCTTCTTTTGCCGGTTGGTTAGTTTCCGGCATACTTGAACATTATTCTATTCTTACCGCATGTTCATTTAAGTAAGTTGTTGATGTTTTTTTGTTACGCCATTAATGCTTTCAACTGCCCCCCCCCCTTTATTATCATCCTCCGCCTGTGAACTTGATTCTTTCCCTACGTACTCACTTGTTACTCCCTTCtactcctctctctctctctctctctctctctctctctctccctctctccctctctcgcTCCCCCCCTCTCCCTCTCTgtttctccttaaactctgtgatATTTATGTTGGCGTTTGATTTTCTGTGATTCATTGTCTGTGCTCAAATCTAAATACATGGAGGGACATTTTTTGTTTCTGGCTGATCATCCTATTATTGAGCATATTTGGACTTTAGTTTCGATTGTCAACCTTAACCTGTATGAGGTCCAAACCCAAGACAAACAACTTATAGACAAAACAAGATGCTTGCAGCAGCAGTCACGGCAAATAGTGCGGTCTCATTATTCTAATTATCTGTTTTGGAAATTACTGTAGCTTAATTGTTACCTGCTAATGAAAATATATAAACAATGACTTTTGTGTTGATTTTATGAGGTTTTCTCATTTTTGTATGTGCACCTGGATCGCGATGGTATGTGCCTATTTCTAACTTGTAGCTTTGATATAAATGTAGGAAGCTGAGTTTCATGTCAGTTGTTTTTTATGGTTCATAGCTTTGTTTGTTCAAATTTAATTTCAAGTAATGTAGTTCATGAACAAAATGGTCAAGATTGGCTGCTGAAAGGGAATTGAGTTTTCCTTTGAGGGGAGGTGATATGCTCTTTCAGAAACAAAGCAAATTTTAAAGGTATCTAGCCTACAAATAAACCCTGGAATCAAGCGAATCATATAAAAAGATTAGATTTCATAAACAAACCCTGCAAACACACATTTCATTATAAAACCAAGCACAAGTTTTACAAATGAATGCTGTCACTTGTCAAATAGAAAGCTGCAGTCCAATTTTTAGGACTATCTATACTTTCTCTGCAGTCTTGGATGAAATGCTGCTCTATTTTGTAAACCAATTTGCACTTGTATCAATAGTTTGTAGATTATTATTTTCTTTATGTTcctattctgacattctgtgtCAGAAATTTTCGTTTTGTATTGTATATATGTTTGCTTCAAGAGTGTGTATTAGGCAAATAGTGCATATTCTATTTATGTCTCTagaatttttatttaaatattaaattctTTGGCAGTTCTGATTAGAATGTGAAAATGGAACTTTTTGTTGCAGATAGTTTGATCATTGTTGAATTATGTTATGCAGGTTACTTAAGCTGACTCTCTGCTAGCATGTTGGATGCTTGCTTTCACAGCTGTTGAGAGTTCTCCAGACTGTACCAGCACATGCAAATCATAAATCCTGGTAATACTTTTGATTCCCCCCCCCCTTCTCCCCTCCTACTTTCAGCTTTCCCTCATTGTTGTTACATTTATTTTAAATGCTAATGAAGGTTGTGTGATGTGGCAATAATTCCTGTCTAACATGTAGCTGAAAATTTTCTCGCTCAGCTAAAATAATTGAATGCCTTTCATTAATCACGTCGGGACATTGTCTGCGAAGATAATTTCTGCACTGATTCTCTTGTTTATAAATATGTCCgttaaattaaataaacaacAGCAATTCTTATGATGCAGCTCAACCTGCGCCAACTATGCAGGATCATAATGGAATATCTGGTCATTTGGATGACCGCGGGAGGACTGCTCCACTGTCAACTGAGTTGAAGGATGAAGATAGCTACCTAAAGACCCCAGAACATGACTTTTATGTGGATGATTACAGTTGTAGTAATGATAAAGAAGCCAAAGATTCAGTTGCTGCAAGTGGGGTACACGTAGAATTGTCTAATGAAGACTCTACTGTATATACTGATAAAAATATATTGCAAACAGATCAGACAGAGTTGATCGTCTACACAGATGGCTCTGTCCACGGTGTCAAGGATATATGTGTGGACGAGGGGGTGCATACTGAGAGAAAATTCCCGGCTGAGAGTGTCGTGGCTGGACGCAGCACCTCGTCATCTAATAATTGTAAGCATATAGATTTGGCCAAAGAAGCTAATAACGATAATGTGTATGAAGATGGCCTTAAATCTTCATTGCATGTAGAGAGTAGAGCAGACGCTGCTGCTGATTGTGCAATTAAAACTGAGGTAAATCTTATCAAGGATAGTGCTTATTATAGTGATGCTGCTGTGCTAGTATCTTCGCTAGACTCCAGCAAACACGAGGCTTTTGCAAACGTCCATAGTCCTGAGAGTCAAATTCAGACAGGTGAAGAAAAGTGCAATGCAATAGAGAAGACAACTGATTCTTTTTGCGATAGTACGCTTTTAGTTAAAGACGTTCGCAGAAGAACCTCACTCAAATGTCTGCTTGAGTCTTCCAAGTTTGGTGAAAATGACAGCAGTCAAGGGTCTAACAAGGTTGGTAGTTTTTGTTGCTCATATGGATAATCTTTTTTAACATTATTTTGTTGAATGTTCCAGTTACACTTAATTTGATGTATGCTCTTTTAGTACATTTTTTTAAATGTCATGTCAGAGTTAAATTACCGAAAGCATGGATtgattttgagagtttgaagctGGCTTTAATTTCTTTTGTACAATTAAACTTCTCAAGCATGTGAATCCCTTCCGAATGGAGTGTTGTATTAAGTGATGTCCAACTTTCAGGAAGTGCCTTTTGCCACTCTTCAAAAGGGCAATGTCCAGAAAGTTGGCTGAAAAGGCTTAATATTTACCATCTATCCATGTTTACCCAGACTCGTTAATTTACCACAAGTGTTAGTGTCCCTGCCCGTGTCGGACACTAATACTCGAAAATGAGTATGGACCCTTGGTAGAGCTCATTTGGGCCAAAAACatggaaaattttcaaaatgtagCCGACCCCAACACTTGGACGCGTATCCATGTTGGACATTTTCAACTAGGTCACATAGCCCTCTTTGAGTCGGTCCAATTAGATTATGTATATTGATTGGGGGCATGTAAGGTTCCTTGATTATTGTACTTTGAGAATGATACAGTAATTTGATTTGTAGATGTCAGGTGTTCAGGGTCGTGTAATAACTGAACCAGACAAAAGCAGCCACATGAAAAATTCAAGTCACAGTGGTGAACTAGAGAGCCGGATTATCACTTCTAATGTTGATTCCTCCAAACTTGCTCCAAGCACCAAAAAGGATATCCGCGAATTTGCCATTAGACAACAGCTTAAGCCGGAGAATAAGCTCATTCATGATGATGGAATTTCTGATAGATCTCTTGTCATCAATAACCAAATTAAACGTGGGGAAGGAGAGTCTAGTTTCTCTGTTGCAGGTCCTCTATCAGATGTAGTTTCTTACTCAGGGCTCATACCGTACTCTGGAAGCATTTCTTTTCGCTCTGATAGCAGCACAACCAGCACAAGATCCTTCGCCTTCCCTATGTATAATTTTAGCTACCCCGAATTTAGAATATGTCTACGTTGTTCCCATCTATTGAAAAACAGTATTCTAATCAAATGATTGCTACTTGTGTCACAGATTGCCAAATGAATGGAATAGCAGTCCGGTAAGAATGGCAAGAGCTGATCGAAGACATCTCAGGAAGCATAGAAGGTGCAACTTGGGACTCTTTTGTTGTAGATTCTAGGTGATCCTAATTTAATACTGGTTCTTAGTTAAGCTATTACGCACAGATAAGTGTCCAAATATTAAGTTTCGTGAATAATATATACATCATTTTTATCCTAGGCTCTACTGGAACTGCATTTTTTACATCTTCATGATTTTACATTGACAGAGGAATTTAACTTTGTTTATTGCTTGCTTTTACGCTCATATTGTtagagttgataagggattttacATCATTTATAACCTGGAGTATTTGTCAATCTACTCCATTGATCTTATGTAGCTTTACGTTCTGTCGGTCATCTACAGAGGAACACACTACAATGTTGATATTAAATTTTACCTGTTGCTTGTCGATTGAAATAATGTTCAGTCCGAACACTCATTTGTTCCATGAACCTCATATTAAAATCAAATTCTCATTTTATTCACTGTTCCCTCTTATATTCTCTCATTCCGActaattttgtttctttgagtCCTTCCTCATTCCACATTCTCCAACCGAACAGAAAACATGGATAAGATAGACAGCAAGGAAAGAAGCCATATGATAAGATGTGGAAATGGGAAGGAGGTGCACTCAGCAGACAACACCTGAAGCAGTCTCTGCTGGACTTCGATTCCCAGCTTTGGTGTCTCTGCTGGAAATGGGTTTCCTTTACAAATCTTTGGCATCTCATAGTAGTTTTTCGTATTATGTCCACTACTACCAGCACATCCACCACCATTTGTCGCATTGCCTATGTCACTGGGGCCTTTATTCAAATTGCTTGATTGTGGTTCCACTGAGTACTACTCACTTCAAAACTCGTTTGATCTTATTCTGTACTCTCTTTTTTTTTTCCTCCAAATTGAATTCTCAGCAAATATTCGGATGACACATGAACAACTTCTTTTTTGGTTTTGTAGCATTTATTTCTCATGTTGCCCGCTTTTCTTGTAGAAGGACCTATGTTGCAACTTGTAAGTAGAGGATTCGTTGATAGCCCAGTGACATGGAAAACTTCTTCCGCTTAAAGTTATAGGCCGGGATCCCCACTTTCCCATTTCGTATTCACCTAAAATTATGTGACATAAAAGAAAAGATAGAAGGGGGTGGGGTTCCTGTACTGACTCTTTAGAAAGTCATGATAAATTTAAATGTCTTCCTCTGTATTGAGCTAGTGGATATACCATTTATCTGTGTAAACTCAGAACTCATTATTCTATGCGGCAAATGGCAATAAAGAGTTAGAAACTGGTTTTGTCAATAGTTGATTTGTTGGAAATTAGACATGGCTGCTTAAGGTTACG
Encoded here:
- the LOC141664211 gene encoding uncharacterized protein LOC141664211, whose protein sequence is MQIINPAQPAPTMQDHNGISGHLDDRGRTAPLSTELKDEDSYLKTPEHDFYVDDYSCSNDKEAKDSVAASGVHVELSNEDSTVYTDKNILQTDQTELIVYTDGSVHGVKDICVDEGVHTERKFPAESVVAGRSTSSSNNCKHIDLAKEANNDNVYEDGLKSSLHVESRADAAADCAIKTEVNLIKDSAYYSDAAVLVSSLDSSKHEAFANVHSPESQIQTGEEKCNAIEKTTDSFCDSTLLVKDVRRRTSLKCLLESSKFGENDSSQGSNKMSGVQGRVITEPDKSSHMKNSSHSGELESRIITSNVDSSKLAPSTKKDIREFAIRQQLKPENKLIHDDGISDRSLVINNQIKRGEGESSFSVAGPLSDVVSYSGLIPYSGSISFRSDSSTTSTRSFAFPILPNEWNSSPVRMARADRRHLRKHRRCNLGLFCCRF